The stretch of DNA ccaaacagtttttaaacacattcagggatggtgactcaaccacctccctagggagcctgttccagtgcttaacaaccctttctgtaaagaagtttttcctgatatccaacctaaacctcccctggtgcaacttgaggccatttccccttgtcctgtcatctgtcaccagtgagaagagaccagccccgctctcactgcaatcacctttcaggtatttgaagagagcaatgaggtttcccctcaggctcctcttccccagactaaacagccccaattcctttagtctctcctcatagggcatattctccaagcccatCACAAGCCTTGCTTCCCTTCTTTGGACCACGCCAGcgcctcagtgtcctttctgtataGGCATGGTGGCCCTCTGGCATAGAGTTTtagcccagctgctggcaccatAGACACATGGGTATCTGCCTCTGAGCAGTACTCTGATCAGGCTCTGATGTTAGTGTGCTCCAGGCTGCGGTTGGCTCACCATGGACACATGGGCCCTCTGACCCATGGTCTGAACCCTCTTGCTGGTACTCAGCCCCCATATGCACACATATGGACACGTCTCACCctaaaaaagaagtagaaagaaattTAACAAGAACAGACAGACTGCTCTAATTGGTGTCATGCCATCTCCAGTTAAGTATATTAGCCAGCAACCATTTATATGCAACTGGTGTCTTTTATATCCTTATCTCGCTACTTTTTTCACACTTGTTCCTCCCAAAATCACTTAGATCTCACcctattcctttcttttattcctcGCCTAAACATACCATAACAAGACCTGTACAGTCCTGAAGTGCTCTGTATATCTGTGCTGCAATGTGTTCCACATGTTAGAGTGGGTGATGGCCAGCTCAGcagtggctgagcagcagctcccttggTCTGAAAAGTGCTGTGGCTTTGGCCAACCTTGCTGAGCTTTGCACCGCACCCCAGAGCTGCAGATCTCCTACAGGCAGGAGACATTCCTCTGTGCCTCTGTGCTTGCAGAGGTGGCTCCTGGTGGGCTGGTGGCTCCTGAGATGGACCTAAGAGTTGCAGGGACAGAGAAACTCAGGGTGGAAACTCAGGGTTTCCACCTACCATTGCCTCGCAGCGCTCCTTTACAGAGGTGCAGAGGAGCTCTCACCACACGTGCTCACGCTCCCCATTGTCCTGACCTCACCAGGTCAGGGAGCAGAGCGTGTCTCTGTCGAGTAGCTCCACAGCATCGCCCCTGGTCAGCAGCGATGTGAGTACAGTGGTGTACAGTGGCTACTCAGCGACCTCCCAGCCACCTGCAGGTTTATGGCCccacaaaaaaaatgccagcCACAGACTGAAGGTGGCAGTGCCAGATATTTAAGCAGACAGCATCCTCTGTGTCCTTCAGTACACAGCTGTGCCGTGTGCAAGCTGGCGTGGATTTTGAATTTTCCTTATATCCTTTGTTGTACGTGTGTCAGTGCTAAAGTGTTCTCATAACGCATCAGGAAATATTTTGGTTCTTTGTTACATCGATGTCCCGAGTAAGGTTCTTGTTTCCGGGTTGCTTTTTTCTGGGTAATTAGGGTCATTATAGCGGCAAAGAAGGTGTGTACCAGGTTATAACATCCGATCTCGTGATCGGAGATGTGCGCTCTCTGTCAGTGGAGTCGAACTTCCAGCCCTTCGGCGCCAGCCCTCGTCCACCCGGACTCAGGAATTTGGGCAGCGGGCATGGGAATGGCTCTGCCGGGCCGCGCTACGCTCCCGAGCTTGCTCCTGCCTCCGTTTCCGTTTCGGTTTCGCTTACTGAAAGCCCCGGGCTTTCGGGAATGCAAAGCCACCAGGCACCGCCAGCACGACTCCATCTCGCGCACGTAGGGACGCCACTCCCTCTCGCCCGTCCCCGTCACCGGTGCTTTTCGGCCACAACTCCGCGGCCGAGGACCGCATCTCGCCGGGAACCGCCGCCGGGAGTCGGCAGGTAGGGGAGCTGCGTgcgggggcggggggagcaGCCGCTGCGGTCTGGGGGTTCTCTGCCCGCGGGCGGCTCCGGCCCTGTGTCTTACCCGGGGATACCTGACGGGGCTGGGATGTCCGTCTGGAAAACCTGAACAGAACAGTAGAAATATCCATCCCCCCAGAACAgcaaaccaaattaaaaaaccACTACAGCTGATATATATGGCATCTGTCTCTATATCTACATCTATGCCTATGTGTACGTCTGTATGTATAGGcatatctatatctatatcaTCTATACAGAATAATAGGATATGattggacaaggggaaatggtttcaaaccaaaagaggggagatttagattgaatttaaggaaaaagatttttttgcgATAAGGGTAGAGAGGCACtggctcaggttgcccagagatgggtggatgccccatccctggggacactcaaggtcagactggatggggctctgagcatctggtggagctgtgggtgtacctgctcactgcagtgagttggactcaatgacctttaacggtcccttccaactcaaacatttctgtgattctatgatttcatttctgtatctaTACCTATATCTATATCCACATAGTTTATGCTTTAAAACATTATGTATATGATACATATATAAAACAGTAGGTATCTGTATACATACAAACATATATAACTACCACTGTGACAAAAAACTTCAGTGGTCTTTTGATTGCTGTTATGTGCTTGCACGGAAAACCCAGCTCCGTGAGCTCAAGGCAAGTgatgaaaaagaggaaactaAATTCATGGCTTTGACAGCTGGTTACACCAATGGCTTCTGTGGTCTCAAATTCATTGTTTTACAAATtccttttggtttctttttgctGCATCTTTGCTTCTGAGAAAGTAAAATGTCATTAACACATGCTTTTAAGCACAGAAGAAACCAGTGGAAATAAACCTTCATCAGTCTCTTCTACTATGGACATCCATCACCTCAGCCTCCCAGAGTACTTTCAGGTTACCAGAACTTAAATGTTACATTTTGCTATTTCATATGCATGTCATGTTCCTCCCACACTTCAAGTAAAAGGCCAACGCTGACCAATTTTGCCTGTTACGTGTTTTTGCTTCCATGACAGGTACTGTGAGTGGGCTGCCaggtgaaagaagaaaatatttcctggaaACTTTTAAGTGGTCTTCTTACAGTATTTAAACTCTTCTGAGAATCTTCTCCACTTTTTGAAAtacacaaaagcagcagaattgaGTGAGCCTACACTGAAGCATAGGTTTAAAGTTCAATTTGGTGCTGTTGAACAGGTTGTCCCACTGCAGACAACAGGTGAACGTAAGTAACATTCTTTGGCTTcttgtgcttgttttcttttctgtattccttAATGATTTCTAGaatcatgaaaatgttttcctgaattAGTGTAGAAGGATCAAGGACTGTTGCCTACATATTGCTCTGATTAGATGACACATGTCTTAAAATGCCTGTGGCATTTCAAGCActaattttcccatttttgtCTCTGGTTACAGTTAACCACTGTTAGCAACAGAGAATTTTCCCTACTGGGGAACTTTCCAATAATGGGGAAGTTTCCTAAAGAAGTGGAGTTACATGAACATTTAAGTTCTGCTATAAGAAGGCTTGGGCAAGTAGTTCTGTTCTTGTCATCTCCATGTGATCGTGAGGGAACTGTGCAGCCAGCTGCACTGAAGACTGCTTTTCTCTACAAATATCTTTTACTTCTTTAGAACTGTGTTATCCGCAGATGCCAGAAATCAGTCggaggaaagaagcagcattgTGGCATGTTCTGtaagaaaagcagtgagaagGATTTAGATTTGGTTTGCCACCTAGGTCTCAAGCTGCTTCATCTGAGCCAGCTTGGGCATGCTTCTGCTCAGGGTGAAGCAGAACAGTCTGTAATGGTTACTGCAGTGAGCATTTTCGTGTGCTTTTGGATTTGACCTGgacctacttttttttctctctgagacTGAACAATTGAACACAGCGGCATGGCAGACTTTCTCAGTCTTGAGGAATTTTGTAAGTAACAGTCATATATTTTCTACATATAGTGAGGCTCGtcttcttctgcagcagtttaAAGCAAGGAAGTTAGAATTTTGCAATTTCAAGTTACAGTCATGGGTCTGAGAACCATAGAAGAGCTTTGTTGCTATCATCCATCTCCCAGGAGTTGATTTCTTCTTCTAAGAATAATACCTACAGAGAACTGGGATGGAATGCATGCACAGGTATGGGTGTCCTGCTGTGTCAGTAGTGCAAGTACTCCTTGTTCTGGCCACCCTCTCAGCTCTGATCTCTACTGTGAATAAAGCAGGACACATTTTGAGCCTGAGTGTACTGCAGCTCTCATCATTcatagcttggagaagagaaggctgtggggagacctcactgtggcctcccagtacttgaagggagcttatagACAAGAGgaggaccaactttttacatggtctaatagtgacagagcaagggggaatggctttaaactaaaagaggggaaaaatttaagttagatgttaggaagaaattgctTACTAAGaaggcagtgaagcactggcacaggctgcccagagaagctgtggatgccccatccctggaggtgttcaaggccaggctagatggaGCCTGAcctagtgggtggcaactctgccactggcaggggattggaacttggtgatctctgatgtcccttccagtccaagccattctatgattctatggtcttGTCATGGGGAACACTGAAAGTTGCCCATCTgcactgggcagcctctgcagcTCACTCTGTTCATTCTGTGCTTGGAGTGAATGTGGCTGAGGCATTCCTGTGAGGCAGTGCTTTTCTATCTCATTTGAGAAGTTTGCTTTCTTGGGCAGCAAGAATGAAGGGAATCTAATGCATGTACATCATCACCTAGACATCCTTGGGCAATCAGATTGCTGTTGCTTTTAAGAATGTCATTTGTGGTTAAAGAGTGAATTAGGTATCCAGACATGTTAAGAAGACTGGAATTTATTCATACATGAAATGTACCTCTCACCTTGAGTCTTGTCTAtattttcatgtcactgttaGCAGAACCCCACTGTGTAATTGCTTGTGCCTGCCTGGCAACATGCTTGAAGGGCTCCCTTCCTCAGCTTCACCTGCCTTGCCATTCCCAAACACTCTGCTGGGATCAGGTAGCAGCAATGTGGGGGAAAAGGGAGCCTGAATCAAATTATTGGGTGGAGTCTTATCCTCTTAAGCCACAGTACTGTAAAGGCATATGCGTCTTAATTGCTCAGAGCAATATTGCTAATTTATTACCTTAGTGTTGAAAACCAGAGAAATACCAAACTGTTTGTTGGGTAAGTTTTGCAATCCAGAGAGGATTTCATGAGTTGGGAAGTCTGATGGCTACCATAGTCCCCAATTTCTTATGAAAATTTTTGTTACTGCTAGAGAACAGTTGGATGCAATCTTCccttatttctgcagctgtttgtgTGTCCCAAATGAGAGTTTTATTTAGATGAAATTGTGGAGTTGTCTGTACTCACAAAAGACTTCCATTATAGTCAGCTTAAGTGCTTTGAAAAGATATACTACTGTTTGaacccagtgctgctctgccttaAGCTTCACACCTAAACAAGAGTAGTGGGTGTGTGAAGGTAAGTGTGTGAACTGACATTAATCAGTGTTTTGTGATTTTGAAGTGTTGTGTAGGAGTATAAAAGTCACATTAGTAAAGAGGGGAAAATTTCTGAGGGAAAATTGACACATTTGCATGTTCAGAactaaagcagcagaaattcaaGGTTTTGTTTGCAGGCTGTTTAATCACTGTTTTACAAGGACATTGCTGTTTCAGTACTCTGTAAGTGATTATATAAGTAACTTCACTAGCCCTGCAACAAGCGCTGTGAAATCCCAGATGCTACAAAGCAGGGTATGTGCTCAGGACAGTAAAACAAGGGGAGCTTTCGGGGAAGCACTGAGCTCATTGCACCCACTATGTGCGCAGAGAATGTGTGTAGAGAACTGCTCCCTTCTTTTCCCAGCAGGAGAAAAGATCTCTGCTGTGGTTCATAGGAACAACTAGGTACTTGTGAGTATTCATTTACTATTTGACAGATAGTGATAAAGTTCATGTTTTGccataattaaaaaatctgttttttaaatataaaaaataaaattaggtGCTCCATGAAGGTTTCTGCCTCACTTGGTGCAGTCACACATGCAATTTTGTCATGCCTTTGCTGAAGTGGAATTCAGTGCCCTGTGTCCAGTTCTTTGTGTGCAGTGGCTGTGAATTATATTTTACAGTGCAGTTTAGAAAATAAGCAGATATTTATGTTCATCCATTATTGTTTTAGGTGCTATGCACATGATGAAAAAGCTTTTGCTTCCGTACATATTTCTACTCTGCTGGCACTCCCTAAATGGTAAGAAGCTGAGTTGTATAAAGTAGCAGAaccatttgtttcctttctatGTGTAAGCATGGAAATGGTAATTTCTCGGTTTTCCTGCAGGTGctagtgttttgctttttttttttttttaactgaatgtTTTAGATAAAAAGGTCATCGTAGGCTTCCACACTATACAAGCTCTGTGTACATAATATGAGGGCTTTGATTCGTGGCTAGATTGAAATCCCTGCCAGCATCTCAACATAGACATCATGAAGGCAAGATACTATCTGCCTTGAGCAAAATTCTATTGGGAGTGTTAGGTCTGGGACTTGTTACACGTTCTTGAACATCCCCTGAGAAAGGAATTGGCACTTCTATAAACAGAACATTCTCAAGAGAGGTATTAACAATTGCCTGTTACTGTAGCAATGTTCTGCAAGCAACAGCTGAGAGGGTGCATTTGCACATACCATTGTTTTTAGAACAGGTTCATACTAAGTACCTGCACAAAGCAGGTGTCTGCAGGCATAAATAGCCCAGTTTGTTATTGGGAAAATGCATGCAAAAGAACTCAACAAGAACATGGGAGTTACTCTTGGTCCTCAAAATGTCACGTAAACGTCTGTCATATATATTGATTAAGCATGGCTTTCAAAATAAGGCTTATAACtggaaaattaagttttgtttcaaattttgtttttcagctttattcACAGTCGAAGCTCCCAAATCACTCTATACTGCGGAACTTGGCAGCAATGTGACCATGGAATGCATATTTCCAGTGAATGGGAAACTAAAGTTCAGGGATTTAAGTgtcatctgggaaaaaaaagatgaagttaGAAAGGATGTTTATGTACTTCTCAAAGGGAAGGAAGACTCTGGAAGTCAGCACAGTGATTTTCAGGGAAGGATAAAGCTGTTGAAAGAGAATCTGGATTTTGGGCAGTCTGTCCTTCAGATCACCAATGTGAAGCTCAGAGATGCGGGGCTTTACCATTGCCTTATTGAGTACGGGGGAGCTGACTACAAGACCATCAATCTGAAAGTTCAGGGTGAGAGTTCGACTGCAAGAGCTTCACTGCTCTGTGACACTGTGGGAAGATTTTTGGGCAGTCCTGTCAGGAGGGCATGTCTGCATtagcatttcaaaaatgttcCCCGGAGACAGGAGCAGCCTCATGGCCATTGCACCACTGTATAACCTTGTGTTTTGTCTAGGTGGAATCCATATGCTTTCCTTAATTTCTCCAACATACGAGGAACAGCCTGGTAAATGCCATTTAGATAGCTGTGTCAACATCGTGTCAACATTGTAATATACCCTGTACCCCCAATTACAGAGAGACACACAATAGTAATATTTACTTTCCCTACCAGGTGTGTTATttacaaaaaccaaaccaatgCACAGAACTGTGGCCAGAAGGCTGGAGATAAGGAAAAGGTATCTTGCTAATAGATGCTGTTCTTCTGACTTCCTCCTGGTAAAGATCTCTTTACCTTCATCTCTTTAGCTCCTTACAGAACTATAACCCGAGAAGTGGTGAGCACAGGAGACAAAGAGTGGAAGTTAACTTGTCATTCAGAAGGATACCCAAAAGCTGAGGTGATGTGGCAAAATGGAGAATGTCAGGATTTGACCGATAAGGCAAATACAAGTTATGAAACTGGAAGTGATCAGCTGTATCGTGTGACAAGTACACTCACAATCAAAAATAGAACTCGTGAAAATTTTCGTTGCATCTTCTGGAATAAAGAGATTCaagaaaatacatctgcaaATTTGTACATACTAGGTAACTTCTCTAAACTTCAATTATGGTAATATATTTCAAGATATTATGTCATTTTGACTGAGTTGAATCAGCCATTATTTGTTTCACATTTCTATCTAATTTTGCAAAGGCTAAAAAGGAATACATGTGCTGTTAAGTTTTGCTAACGGTGTACACTTCCATTTCACCAGCATTGTCATTATGCGTCTGTGGATGGAGCTAATTGTTTAAAGGTGGGAATTTTATACAACCAACATGAAATCTGAGTGCTAACCtgttatcaaaaaaaaaatcaattatttggaAAGTGTATAGCTTGGAGATCAGAAATGAGATCCTCTCGTACAAATTAAATACACTCTAAGAAAAATTCTGTCTTGATTATGAGAATTGTCAACAACCTGGTCTTTTTGAACTGAACAACCTGATCTTTTCCTGCCAATACAGCTTTTGCTGTGGGCGTATTTAAATTTAACACCTTttacacatattttttttcctcataaaatgTCAACTGAGGAAAGGAGCGCAAAGACCAATGCAATTTCCCCTTAGATCTTTTAATAGGGCACCATGCCTACTGCTTTTGCTTATTATTTGCCTTTCCACATTGTACTTATGATATATTTGCACATGCTTTCAGCTGAGCTGGAGGCCTCATCCAGCTCACAGACGGTATTTCTGTTTATTAGACTGTTATTCAGGTCACTTCCCTGGCCCACATCACCACTCAGTGCTAAAAATGCCTGTACTTTTTATGACTGACAGGGTGGAAGCAGGCAGCTGATAGTGGGGAAGTTAAGCCATCCTTTCAAAGGGTAGAAAGAAGGCAAGTTCAGTACTGATAAGAAGTGCATCCAGGGTTGAGGAAGCAGCATGTCCTTTGCACTCAGAGCTTTCCCAGAACAAAGTGACTCCTCCTTTACTTTGTCAAGCAGCTGTTTCCTGTAGACTTGATGGAAGGACACTAAGCTGGGTGTAATACTTTGTACCTTGGTGATAAGCAGGATTTGTGACGGAAGGAAAGGTACTGTCCAATGGAATGCAGGAAGCAAAGATAGATAGGAATTTGTTAGATAATGTTTACTAATGTTTGTTAGATAATGAAAGCGGTGAAGTGAATCATCAGCCTTAGACAAAATCTAAAATGCTGTTATTACATCAATTATCATAACaaaagtaataatgaaaatgaaagaaaaagggagaagtaATTCTGCAATGCCTTTCCCCTACTCCTTTTTCCTGAAGATTCAGCTGATGATATGCTGTGGACTGAGAGCAGGCGCTTTGTTTGGCCAATTCTCATTGTGACTGTCCTCGCTGGATCAGTGTCAGTTACTGTCTGCATAAGGAAAGGTACAttcaagatatttattttcGTGTATCTCTGTTGTTGTCAATCTTTCCTGTAGATTCATCTTCACAAAAGTGAGATGAGATCGTAAAAACCCTCCTTAGATCCTTCATCATGAAACCACTCGTTTTTTAccacattatttctttctttttcttcacttgaCTCAATCAGATATGAGCTGTTAGGTTAGCAGAGTGGTACAGGTTGCCAGCCACACTCAGGTCATTTAATCATACATCTCTATTAACTTTTCTTATAGGTAGAGCAATACAATTAATACAATATTATATTGAAGCATCAAGGCATGGGTTGTGAACCTACCAGAAATGGAAGTTATTCTGAATGCTCAGAGTAGATAGGGCACTTCAGGTCTTTTAGCATTTTCTACTGCATTCTGTAAACAGTGTGCACACTTTTTTAAACAGACCTGTTACGAACTCAAGATATGTCCTCATTCTTGTTAAAATACtataaaaaatgataaatttcaTGTGAAGTGATTGGTCCAATTTTCAGtctgaaagactttttttttcacaagacaTTCCCACTGTGGCTTGGTACCActtgtttcatttcctcattAGGTTTTGCACATTTTCTGTTCACTTGACTGACTTGGATTGGATAATTTCAGCattacacagctgaaaacagctAAAGCATTAGTggtaatttgtttttatttgataGCAAGCCAGAGGAAAGACCTGAAGATGGAATTGTAAAGTATCTAAGCAACAACACACTCatgcaccatttttttttttaagcttgaaatatttacataacctgaaataaatactttcctGCCCTGACCATCATCCCTCTGCTTCCTTGGGAGAAGAAGAGTTTGTTTGAGGATTTTATAATCAGTGGTACTTTTTTGATTTTCATATTAACACATACTGTAAAGTCATGCAGATCTCAAAACATCCATGGGGGctcatttgaaaatatgaaaagggAAGTGTGATTTTCTGAACATTCACTGCTTAGTCAGAATTCTTCCTCTAATTATCCTCTAATTATAACAAATTATACCCTCtaattataataaatatgtaGATATATTTTTTGTCAAGCTGTATGAAGAGACAAAGTATGGGGGTGCATTGATACAATACTTTCAGCATTATAATATCATACTCATATGACTTCATTCTGTGTTACCAGAAATGCTCCAAAAAACTGAACAAGAAGTGAACTAACTGCTTCTTTTGAAACTCTCAGATGTTATAGTAGGTATAAATAGGTAGCTGGCCTGAAATTAAACTGGAAGTAATTCATAGTTTGAAGAGTTATCTCTAAAGCTTGTACACAAAGAGAGATGCGCTTTCTCAGACTGTGTAATAGAACTGTGGTTTGTCTGCCAGCTCTCTTTTCCCTAGCGAAAGCCAGAAACAGCTCTCATTTCTGGCTGGAAACTACACAAAAAGATGTATCAACAACATTTACActaagctttcattttcaaactccataaaataaatacacGATAGAACTCAATGTGGATATTCAGGTTTTTGGTCACAAATTCATCTCCTGCACAGGTGCTATGGAAACTTGTCCTGGGAGAAGTGTTTG from Numida meleagris isolate 19003 breed g44 Domestic line chromosome Z, NumMel1.0, whole genome shotgun sequence encodes:
- the LOC110389954 gene encoding programmed cell death 1 ligand 1-like isoform X4 — encoded protein: MADFLSLEEFCAMHMMKKLLLPYIFLLCWHSLNALFTVEAPKSLYTAELGSNVTMECIFPVNGKLKFRDLSVIWEKKDEVRKDVYVLLKGKEDSGSQHSDFQGRIKLLKENLDFGQSVLQITNVKLRDAGLYHCLIEYGGADYKTINLKVQAPYRTITREVVSTGDKEWKLTCHSEGYPKAEVMWQNGECQDLTDKANTSYETGSDQLYRVTSTLTIKNRTRENFRCIFWNKEIQENTSANLYILDSADDMLWTESRRFVWPILIVTVLAGSVSVTVCIRKELSKDKDAHDCRGPPFEDEELKYIQIEKT
- the LOC110389954 gene encoding programmed cell death 1 ligand 1-like isoform X2, with product MADFLSLEEFCAMHMMKKLLLPYIFLLCWHSLNALFTVEAPKSLYTAELGSNVTMECIFPVNGKLKFRDLSVIWEKKDEVRKDVYVLLKGKEDSGSQHSDFQGRIKLLKENLDFGQSVLQITNVKLRDAGLYHCLIEYGGADYKTINLKVQAPYRTITREVVSTGDKEWKLTCHSEGYPKAEVMWQNGECQDLTDKANTSYETGSDQLYRVTSTLTIKNRTRENFRCIFWNKEIQENTSANLYILDSADDMLWTESRRFVWPILIVTVLAGSVSVTVCIRKARANKDCRTRMAKSSINIAKLSKDKDAHDCRGPPFEDEELKCKHK
- the LOC110389954 gene encoding programmed cell death 1 ligand 1-like isoform X1 translates to MADFLSLEEFCAMHMMKKLLLPYIFLLCWHSLNALFTVEAPKSLYTAELGSNVTMECIFPVNGKLKFRDLSVIWEKKDEVRKDVYVLLKGKEDSGSQHSDFQGRIKLLKENLDFGQSVLQITNVKLRDAGLYHCLIEYGGADYKTINLKVQAPYRTITREVVSTGDKEWKLTCHSEGYPKAEVMWQNGECQDLTDKANTSYETGSDQLYRVTSTLTIKNRTRENFRCIFWNKEIQENTSANLYILDSADDMLWTESRRFVWPILIVTVLAGSVSVTVCIRKARANKDCRTRMAKSSINIAKLSKDKDAHDCRGPPFEDEELKYIQIEKT
- the LOC110389954 gene encoding programmed cell death 1 ligand 1-like isoform X3, producing MHMMKKLLLPYIFLLCWHSLNALFTVEAPKSLYTAELGSNVTMECIFPVNGKLKFRDLSVIWEKKDEVRKDVYVLLKGKEDSGSQHSDFQGRIKLLKENLDFGQSVLQITNVKLRDAGLYHCLIEYGGADYKTINLKVQAPYRTITREVVSTGDKEWKLTCHSEGYPKAEVMWQNGECQDLTDKANTSYETGSDQLYRVTSTLTIKNRTRENFRCIFWNKEIQENTSANLYILDSADDMLWTESRRFVWPILIVTVLAGSVSVTVCIRKARANKDCRTRMAKSSINIAKLSKDKDAHDCRGPPFEDEELKYIQIEKT